The genomic stretch GCCTGGCAGGGGTGTTGAAGAAAAGGTCGCGGACTGTCACTGTGGTTCCTCGGGGCGCTCCAACTGGAGATGGCTTGCCGACAAGGCCGCCCTCAGCAGTAACCATCGTTCCCTCGGCCGCTTCCTGTTCCCTTGTGATTAACACAACACGGGCCACAGACGCAATGCTGGGCAATGCCTCTCCTCGAAAGCCCAGGGTGCCGATGGAGAACAGGTCCTCGGCGGCAGAGATCTTGCTCGTGGCATGCCTTTCGAAGGCCCGCTGGGCATCCTCGGGGCTCATGCCGCACCCATCGTCAGTCACTGAAATCTGCTCTAGGCCCCCGCCGAGCACATCAATCTGAATGCTCGCCGCGCCTGCATCAATCGAATTCTCGGCGAGTTCTTTCAACACAGAGGCAGGCCTCTCCACGACCTCTCCAGCGGCGATCTTGTTGGCGATATCCTGTGACAGCAAGATTATTCGCACGCCGATCACTCCTCAACCATGGCCTTGAGCTCGTAAACCAGGTCCAGGGCCTCTCTTGCGGCAAGCCCGTCCGGATCCACATCCCGCAGACGCTCATACACCTTGGGCGCCCACGCGGCGATGTCGGAGGCAGTATTCGACTGAGCTTCCAGGCCTGCGACAGGCGGCTCAGCCGCCCAGCCGAAAAGGGTCATCTGGCGTCCTCCTGAGGGCTGGATGCTCTCGAGATCCTTCAGAATCTGCTGCGCGCGGCGGATCACTTCGCGCGGAAGCCCGGCCATCCTGGCCACATTCAGGCCGTAGCTCTTGTCGACCGATCCGCGGGCGAGCCTGTAGAGGAATGTGAGTTCGCCGCCGCGTTCCACCGCTCCCACGTGGTAGTTGCGGGCGTAGGGAAGCCTCTCCTCAAGCGCGGCCAACTCATGATAGTGGGTAGTGAACATTGTGCGCGCGCCGACCTGGTCGTGTATCCACTCCGCCACTGCCCACGCCAGGGCCATTCCATCGTATGTGCTGGTCCCACGGCCCAATTCGTCCATGAGGATCAGGCTCTGCCCTGTGGCCGTATTCAGAACTGTGGCTACTTCGAGAAGCTCCACCATGAAACTGCTCTTGCCGGAGCTGATGTCATCGTAGGATCCGGTGCGGTAGTAGATCGCGTCGCACACTCCGACCTGCGCCTCTCGGGCTGGCACGAACGATCCAACCTGCGCCATGAGGGTTATGAGTCCGACAGTTGCGAGCACCGTAGATTTCCCGGCCATGTTGGGGCCTGTTATGATTACCAGCCGGGCATCATCACACGCCATATCGATATCACTGGGAACGTAACGCGATGGGCCGATCACTTTCTCGAGCACCGGATGCCGGGCCTCCCGAATCACCGTGGCAAGGCCCGAATCCACCTGCGGTCTCACATACCCCATCGCCCTTGCATCCTCCGCAAAGCACGCAAGCACGTCTAGCTGGGCAATTGCCCGGGCGGTCTCCAGCATTCTTGGCAGATAGCGAGAGACGTCCTCAAGCACCTGCCTGTAGATGGCAGATTCCAGACGCACCAGCCTCTCCTCGGCGCCGAGGATTTTCGACTCGAGCTCCTTCAGAGCTGGGGTGATGAATCTCTCGGCATTGGCCAGAGTCTGCTTGCGGATGTAGTCGTCCGGCGCCAGGTGGGCATTGGCATGACTAATCTCGATGTAGTACCCAAATACGGAGTTGAAGCCCACCTTGAGAGATTTGACCCCTGTCCTGGCCTTCTCCTGAGCCTCCAGCTTCAGCAGCCATTCCTTGCCCTCGGTGGAGGCCTTCCGCAGTTCGTCCACTTCCTCGTCGTATCCACTGCGTATCACGCCGCCCTCGGAGGGTGAGGATTTCGCGCTTTCCTGTATCGATTCGCGGATCCTTGCGGATGCCTCCGGCACCGAATCCAGCTCGTCGCGGAGGGTTTGAACGCGTTTGGACGATGCCTTGCCAAGAAGGTGCGCAAGGCCCGCCGCAGCGTCCAACGAGGCCGCCAGCCCAATCAGATCTCTCGGCCCGGCTGTGAGGCAGCCTATCCTGCCGCAGGTTCGCTCCAGATCATGTATTCTGGACATCGCGGCGCGCACATCGCCTCTGAGGATCACGTCTGCCGCAAGCTCCTCCACGGCGTCGAGCCTCTCATTGATCTCACGAACCGAGACCGACGGCCGCTCAAGCCACGCCCGGATCAGCCGTCCACCCATGGCTGTGCTGGTGTTGTCGATCACCGGAAGCAGCCCGCGCTCCCGTCCGAAGAGATCCAGAGCCTTCCTGGCAGGAGTATCGAGTCGCATGAACTCGCCGAGATGGTATGTGCGCATCCTGGAGATCTGGGGAACAGATGTCATCTG from Clostridia bacterium encodes the following:
- the mutS gene encoding DNA mismatch repair protein MutS: MSKPTPMIEQYAELKQKQSDAILLFRLGDFYEMFGDDAKIGSRELGIVLTSREAGPGNKMPMCGVPHHAVDSYIATLVQNGHRVAVADQMEDPKLAKGLVRRDIVRVVTPGTLTEQVDPRRNNFLVAVLTVTGGSGAGLAACDASTGELSATQVDGPDAMKLIADEIERIGPSECIYPADMGECGAQGNAGLPTIPANSTAFSRPLTDFDLSRAKSTLLSQFGTASLDGFGCAGMELAVRAAGALVSYIRETQMTSVPQISRMRTYHLGEFMRLDTPARKALDLFGRERGLLPVIDNTSTAMGGRLIRAWLERPSVSVREINERLDAVEELAADVILRGDVRAAMSRIHDLERTCGRIGCLTAGPRDLIGLAASLDAAAGLAHLLGKASSKRVQTLRDELDSVPEASARIRESIQESAKSSPSEGGVIRSGYDEEVDELRKASTEGKEWLLKLEAQEKARTGVKSLKVGFNSVFGYYIEISHANAHLAPDDYIRKQTLANAERFITPALKELESKILGAEERLVRLESAIYRQVLEDVSRYLPRMLETARAIAQLDVLACFAEDARAMGYVRPQVDSGLATVIREARHPVLEKVIGPSRYVPSDIDMACDDARLVIITGPNMAGKSTVLATVGLITLMAQVGSFVPAREAQVGVCDAIYYRTGSYDDISSGKSSFMVELLEVATVLNTATGQSLILMDELGRGTSTYDGMALAWAVAEWIHDQVGARTMFTTHYHELAALEERLPYARNYHVGAVERGGELTFLYRLARGSVDKSYGLNVARMAGLPREVIRRAQQILKDLESIQPSGGRQMTLFGWAAEPPVAGLEAQSNTASDIAAWAPKVYERLRDVDPDGLAAREALDLVYELKAMVEE